The genomic interval TTTTGTAAGTACCGCAGCCCCAAAGCTCAAGAGATTTTAAAATAATTTCTTCTACAGTCATAGTGCTGTTTTCATCAGAACCAAAATTCCAACCTTCAGAATATTCAATAGGATTTTCAAAAAGTTTAGCCCCGAGAGTCAAATATCCTGAAATACATTCAATAACGTGTTGCCATGGTCTTATGGCATGAGGATTTCTGATAATTATTTCTTTGTTTTCATATAAGGCTCTGACAATATCAGGAACAAGCCGATCTTCTGCCCAGTCGCCGCCTCCTATAACATTGCCGGCTCTTGCAGAAGCCAGAGCGACTTTATGGGAAAGGCTGTAATTTTTCGGATTAAAGAAAGAATTTCGGTAAGCCGAAGAAACTATTTCAGAAGCTCCTTTGCTTGCGCTATAAGGATCATATCCTCCCATCGGGTCATTTTCCTTAAAACGATTATCATTTTTTTGCTGCTCGTTATTTTCATAGCATTTGTCACTTGTTATATTTACAACTACACCTTCAAAATTGCTTTTCCTTACGGCTTCAAAAAGGTTTATGGTACCCATTATGTTTGTTTCAAAAGTCAATAGCGGCTCCTGATAAGAAAATCTTACAAGAGGCTGGGCTGCAAGATGAAATATAAAATCAGGCTTATATTTGTTTAAAAGCTTTTCAAGAGATTCTTTGTTTCTTATATCCCCTTTAATGCTTGTCAAATGCTTTTCAAGACCCAGGACATTAAACAGGTTCGGAGAAGTATTGGGTTTCAGAGAAAAGCCGATAACTTCAGCGCCAAGAATCGTGAGCCATAAGCTTAGCCATGACCCTTTAAACCCGGTATGACCGGTGATTAAAATTTTTTTGTTTTTGTAAATATCGTTGAAAATATTTTTCATTTATCATTTATCTTATATTGAAAATATTTTGTTACATTATAACGTAAACTTATAAATATAAGTAATAATCCGTAAATTTTTATGTTTTAATAAATTTGTATTATGAAGAAATTTATTACAAAACATTAATTTTATATAAAAAAACGCAATTTTGTTTAATTTTAGGTTTTTACTATATATGTAAACATATCATAAATCTGTTTAGTATATAAGTTTGTTGAACTCAACATTAAATGAAAAGATAAAGCAAAGGAGTAAAATATGACAGCAGTTTTGACAAAAGAAGATATTATTAATTGGAGAAGGTCTACAGAAAGAATAACACTCGAAGATTATGCAAAAAGACTCGGTAAAGTTGTCTCTGCTGAAAAAAAAGAAACTAACGACCTTCATGATATAGTCAGCAAAAAAGTAGTTGAAGTGGCTGAAGTAGTTGAAGCACCTCAAAAACCTGACATAGAAATAAAAATTTCTTTTAAAGAAAAATTGAATAAAAGAGAAGAAGTGGTTTTTAATTATTTCTTCAAGAACAAAAAAAGAAAAGTATTTGCAAATGAAATCGCAAAAATTTTAAACCTGCCTAATGATTATGTTTATAAGTACATTAGAAATTTAAGAAAAAAAATTGCGGGAAATATTCTTGTTAATGCTGAAAACGGCGGATATATCCTTAATATTTAAGAGATGATATTTTAAATATCAATATTTGCCATCATTTGTTTTAAGGTATTTATCGTACCGTCCATGTTTACAGAATCAGAAGTTCTTTGCTGTAAAAAGGCATTAATTGTTGGCATCATTTGGATAGCGAGATCCAATTGCGGATTTGAGCCGGGTTGATACATGCCTACGTCAATTAAATCTTTGTTTTCTCTATACATAGCAAGCATTTTACGCATTTTGGCAGTAGCCTCCATGTGTTCCTGATCGCATATTTCGGTAAAAAGCCTGCTGACGCTTCCTAAAACGTCAATAGCAGGGTAATGGTTCATTTCTGCAACTTTACGGTTAAGAAAGATGTGACCGTCTACAATTCCTCTGACTGTATCAACAACAGGGTCATTAATGTCATCACCTTCCATAAGTACCGTATAAAGGGCTGTAATTG from bacterium carries:
- the rfbG gene encoding CDP-glucose 4,6-dehydratase, which codes for MKNIFNDIYKNKKILITGHTGFKGSWLSLWLTILGAEVIGFSLKPNTSPNLFNVLGLEKHLTSIKGDIRNKESLEKLLNKYKPDFIFHLAAQPLVRFSYQEPLLTFETNIMGTINLFEAVRKSNFEGVVVNITSDKCYENNEQQKNDNRFKENDPMGGYDPYSASKGASEIVSSAYRNSFFNPKNYSLSHKVALASARAGNVIGGGDWAEDRLVPDIVRALYENKEIIIRNPHAIRPWQHVIECISGYLTLGAKLFENPIEYSEGWNFGSDENSTMTVEEIILKSLELWGCGTYKIIPEKIMKEAAFLKLDIGKAKEKLGWQPVYDINSSLEKTINWYKNYYFQQADMFDFTKNQLEDYAKIISSINLSR